One genomic window of Chloroflexaceae bacterium includes the following:
- a CDS encoding polyprenol monophosphomannose synthase, protein MKTVIVIPTYNEAENLEALTEALWALPLDAKLLVVDDASPDGTGQIADRLAAANPDRFSVIHRPRLLGLGTAYVQGFRRALEMGADVIIQMDADFSHGPHYLPGMVAQLRDYDVVIGSRYVPGGSTDKRWGLGRKLLSAWANLYARTILGLHIRDATAGFRVWRRSTLEGLGLDRVVSNGYVFQVEMSYLTERLGYRWLEMPIYFE, encoded by the coding sequence CTGGAAGCCCTGACAGAGGCGCTCTGGGCCTTGCCGCTCGACGCAAAGCTGCTGGTGGTGGACGATGCCTCGCCCGACGGCACCGGCCAAATCGCCGACCGTCTGGCCGCTGCCAACCCCGACCGGTTCAGCGTCATCCACCGGCCTCGGCTGCTCGGCCTGGGCACGGCCTATGTGCAAGGCTTCCGCCGCGCGCTCGAGATGGGCGCCGATGTCATCATCCAGATGGACGCCGACTTTTCGCACGGGCCGCACTACCTGCCGGGGATGGTCGCCCAATTGCGTGACTATGACGTGGTCATCGGCTCACGCTATGTACCCGGTGGCAGCACCGACAAGCGCTGGGGGTTGGGCCGCAAGCTGCTCTCGGCCTGGGCCAACCTGTACGCGCGCACCATCCTCGGCCTGCACATCCGCGACGCTACTGCCGGCTTCCGCGTCTGGCGCCGCTCCACGCTGGAGGGCCTCGGCCTGGATCGCGTGGTGTCCAACGGCTACGTCTTCCAGGTCGAGATGTCCTATCTGACCGAACGGCTCGGCTACCGCTGGCTGGAGATGCCGATTTACTTCGAAG